A region from the Drosophila takahashii strain IR98-3 E-12201 chromosome 2L, DtakHiC1v2, whole genome shotgun sequence genome encodes:
- the Ipk2 gene encoding inositol polyphosphate multikinase, translating into MAQSEQELPEGFRQLKTQVAGHTFEESNAEAVGLLQDSRAGCVLKPLGKPECGERELRFYESLASGDNDLALLRGHVPRFYGPLKLVVNRRERTFLRLEDLTRGMRQPCVMDVKMGKRTWDPAASLNKRKLEEAKYVKCKQELGLCLPGFQVYRPSRSDEEHPKEATILRHGKDYGKSLSVEGFKQTMALFFNISRDSRNRRAGTELLLNEVLRQLQEILAWFQRQRQLHFYASSLLICYDYARLGNPPMSQSLLNGHRSKEDDPASWVQVRMIDFAHVYPAEQGQPDENYMFGLRSLIQVVQSILHR; encoded by the coding sequence ATGGCCCAGAGCGAGCAGGAGCTGCCCGAGGGCTTCCGGCAGCTGAAGACGCAGGTGGCGGGCCACACATTCGAGGAGAGCAACGCGGAGGCAGTGGGTCTCCTGCAGGATTCCAGGGCGGGATGCGTGCTGAAGCCGCTGGGGAAGCCAGAGTGCGGCGAACGGGAGCTGCGCTTCTATGAGTCACTGGCCTCGGGTGACAATGACCTTGCCCTGCTCCGCGGTCACGTCCCCCGGTTTTACGGCCCCCTCAAACTGGTTGTGAATCGGCGCGAGCGCACGTTCCTCCGCCTGGAAGATCTCACGCGTGGGATGCGCCAGCCGTGCGTCATGGACGTCAAGATGGGTAAACGAACCTGGGACCCGGCAGCGTCGCTCAACAAGCGGAAGCTGGAGGAGGCCAAGTATGTGAAGTGCAAACAGGAGCTGGGTCTTTGTTTACCCGGTTTCCAGGTGTACAGGCCAAGCAGATCGGATGAGGAGCATCCCAAGGAAGCGACAATCCTGCGCCACGGCAAGGACTATGGGAAAAGCTTAAGCGTAGAGGGATTCAAGCAGACGATGGCCTTGTTCTTCAACATCTCCAGGGATTCCAGGAACAGGAGAGCGGGCACCGAGCTGCTGCTCAACGAGGTGCTCCGCCAGCTGCAGGAGATCCTCGCGTGGTTCCAGCGGCAGCGCCAATTGCATTTCTACGCCAGCTCCCTGCTCATCTGCTACGATTACGCGCGACTGGGGAATCCGCCGATGAGCCAGTCGCTGCTCAATGGCCACCGCAGCAAGGAGGACGATCCCGCCAGCTGGGTGCAGGTCCGGATGATTGACTTTGCCCACGTCTATCCGGCGGAGCAGGGTCAGCCGGATGAGAACTACATGTTCGGCCTGCGCAGCCTGATCCAAGTTGTCCAGTCAATACTCCACCGATGA
- the Nle gene encoding protein Notchless yields the protein MLAKKQKMQVEADAEPPATPHTIQARLISDTGEEAGPPIDLPAGITTQQLGLICNALLKNEEATPYLFFVGEDEIKKSLEDTLDLASVDTENVIDIVYQPQAVFKVRPVTRCTSSMPGHAEAVVSLNFSPDGAHLASGSGDTTVRLWDLNTETPHFTCSGHKQWVLCVAWAPDGQRLASGCKAGSIIIWDPETGQQKGRPLSGHRKHINCLAWEPYHRDPECRKLASASGDGDCRIWDVKLGQCLMNIAGHTNAVTAVRWGGAGLIYTSSKDRTVKMWRSADGILCRTFSGHAHWVNNIALSTDYVLRTGPFQPVKDRSKGHLNLTTEELQQSALKRYQAVCPDEVESLVSCSDDNTLYLWRNNQNKCVERMTGHQNVVNDVKYSPDVKLIASASFDKSVRLWRASDGQYMATFRGHVQAVYTLAWSADSRLIVSGSKDSTLKVWSVQTKKLAQELPGHADEVFGVDWAPDGSRVASGGKDKVIKLWAY from the exons ATGTTGGCCAAAAAGCAGAAAATGCAGGTGGAGGCGGACGCAGAGCCCCCGGCCACGCCCCACACGATACAGGCGCGCCTCATTTCGGACACGGGTGAGGAGGCGGGGCCGCCCATCGACCTGCCGGCGGGGATTACCACCCAGCAACTGGGCCTGATTTGCAATGCGCTGCTCAAAAACGAGGAGGCCACGCCGTATCTCTTCTTCGTGGGCGAGGATGAGATCAAGAAGAGCCTGGAGGACACCCTGGACCTGGCCTCGGTGGACACGGAGAACGTAATCGACATAGTGTACCAGCCACAGGCGGTTTTCAAGGTGCGTCCGGTGACCAGGTGCACGAGTTCCATGCCGGGACACGCGGAGGCAGTGGTTTCCCTTAACTTCAGCCCGGATGGAGCGCATCTGGCCAGTGGGAGTGGCGACACCACTGTGCGCCTGTGGGATCTCAACACAGAGACGCCGCACTTCACGTGCTCCGGCCACAAACAGTGGGTTCTCTGCGTGGCCTGGGCTCCGGATGGGCAGCGCCTGGCCAGCGGCTGCAAGGCTGGCTCCATAATCATCTGGGATCCGGAGACGGGGCAGCAGAAGGGTCGCCCCCTGAGCGGCCACCGGAAGCACATCAACTGCCTCGCCTGGGAGCCGTATCATCGCGATCCGGAGTGCAGGAAGCTGGCCTCCGCCAGTGGAGACGGCGACTGCCGGATTTGGGACGTGAAACTGGGCCAGTGCCTGATGAATATCGCAGGCCACACGAACGCAGTGACCGCCGTGCGCTGGGGCGGAGCGGGCCTCATCTACACCTCCTCCAAGGATCGCACCGTGAAGATGTGGCGCTCGGCCGATGGCATCTTGTGCCGCACATTctccggccacgcccactgggTAAACAACATTGCGCTGAGCACGGACTACGTGCTGCGCACGGGTCCATTCCAGCCGGTCAAGGATCGCTCTAAAGGTCACCTAAATCTGACTA CTGAGGAGCTGCAGCAGTCCGCCCTGAAGCGCTACCAGGCAGTTTGCCCGGATGAGGTAGAGTCCCTGGTTTCCTGTTCCGATGACAACACCCTATATTTGTGGCGCAACAACCAGAACAAGTGCGTGGAGCGCATGACAGGCCACCAGAACGTGGTGAACGATGTGAAGTACTCGCCTGATGTAAAGCTGATAGCCTCCGCTTCCTTCGACAAGTCGGTGCGTCTGTGGAGGGCCAGCGATGGCCAGTACATGGCCACCTTCCGGGGTCATGTGCAGGCCGTTTACACGCTAGCCTGGTCGGCGGACTCCCGCTTGATTGTCTCCGGCAGCAAGGATTCCACGCTGAAGG TTTGGAGTGTGCAGACCAAGAAGCTGGCGCAGGAGCTGCCTGGCCATGCGGACGAGGTGTTTGGCGTGGACTGGGCGCCCGATGGCTCGCGAGTTGCCTCCGGAGGCAAGGACAAGGTTATAAAGCT aTGGGCCTACTAG
- the Sf3b1 gene encoding splicing factor 3B subunit 1, which translates to MENIPRTHEDIEAQISVIQEKKTELAKTTAAAAGVGLLDSGGFFDSDLYDDEAAKGKGRYEGYNTSIAANDAEEVDEDEEDDGFPVPQKRTTYTAPTSVLKDVTQGKEDVDPMADRRRPTIADREDEYRQKRRRIIISPERADPFAEGGKTPDVGSRTYTDIMREQMLKGEETELRRRILEKTKEGTLVKSATSSSSSSANGELAAPKDGGRKRGRWDQTVSDSFIPAKVATPSSAATPTWEDKTPGDHRWDETPGHKGSETPGATPGLNTRIWDATPAHAMTPGHETPGHEKSARRNRWDETPKTERETPGHSGWAETPKPDRTGSGAGGVESISIESTPGASKRRSRWDETPSNATPAITPTNASAMTPSMTPSMTPHATPGHATPMLTPGGSTPIGVKAMAMATPSAGALAAMTPEQLQAYRWEKEIDERNRPYTDDELDQIFPPGYKILPPPAGYVPLRTPGRKLMATPTPIAGTPAGFFIQVEDKNAKFMDNQPKGQNLPFMKPEDAQYFDKLLVDVNEDSLSPEELKERKIMKLLLTIKNGSPPMRKSALRQITDKAREFGAGPLFNQILPLLMSPTLEDQERHLLVKVIDRVLYKLDDLVRPYVHKILVVIEPLLIDEDHYARIEGREIISNLAKAAGLATMISTMRPDIDNIDEYVRNTTARAFAVVASALGIPSLLPFLKAVCKSKKSWQARHTGIKIVQQIAILMGCAILPHLKALVEIIEHGLVDEQQKVRTITALAIAALAEAATPYGIESFDSVLKPLWKGIRTHRGKGLAAFLKAIGYLIPLMDAEYANYYTREVMLILIREFQSPDEEMKKIVLKVVKQCCATDGVEPQYIKEEILPHFFKFFWNHRMALDRRNYRQLVDTTVEIANKVGASEIINRVVDDLKDENEQYRKMVMETVEKIMGNLGAADIDSRLEEQLIDGILYAFQEQTTEDVVMLNGFGTIVNQLGKRVKPYLPQICGTILWRLNNKSAKVRQQAADLISRIAVVMKTCQEEKLMGHLGVVLYEYLGEEYPEVLGSILGALKAIVNVIGMTKMTPPIKDLLPRLTPILKNRHEKVQENCIDLVGRIADRGPEYVSAREWMRICFELLELLKAHKKAIRRATVNTFGYIAKAIGPHDVLATLLNNLKVQERQNRVCTTVAIAIVAESCRPFTVLPALMNEYRVPELNVQNGVLKSLSFLFEYIGEMGKDYIYAVCPLLEDALMDRDLVHRQTACSAIKHMSLGVYGFGCEDALTHLLNYVWPNIFETSPHLVQAFMDSVDGLRVSLGPIKILQYTLQGLFHPARKVRDVYWKIYNSLYIGGQDALIAGYPRITNDPKNQYERYELDYTL; encoded by the exons atggaaaatattccgCGAACACATGAAG ACATCGAGGCACAGATCAGCGTGATCCAGGAGAAGAAGACGGAGTTGGCCAAGACcacagcggcggcggcgggcgTGGGACTCCTGGACAGCGGTGGCTTCTTCGACAGCGACCTGTACGACGATGAGGCGGCCAAGGGGAAGGGTCGCTACGAGGGCTACAACACCTCCATTGCGGCCAACGATGCGGAGGAGgtggacgaggacgaggaggacgaCGGGTTCCCGGTGCCCCAGAAGCGCACCACCTACACGGCGCCCACTTCGGTGCTGAAGGACGTGACGCAGGGCAAGGAGGATGTGGATCCCATGGCGGATCGCAGGCGTCCCACGATCGCCGATCGCGAGGATGAGTACCGCCAGAAGCGGCGGCGCATCATCATCTCGCCGGAGCGCGCGGATCCCTTTGCCGAGGGCGGCAAGACGCCGGATGTGGGCTCCCGCACCTACACGGACATCATGCGGGAGCAGATGCTCAAGGGAGAGGAGACCGAACTGCGGCGTAGGATCCTGGAGAAGACCAAAGAGGGCACTCTGGTCAAGAGCGCCACATCCTCTTCGTCTTCCTCTGCCAATGGGGAGTTGGCTGCCCCGAAGGATGGCGGCAGGAAGCGCGGGCGATGGGACCAAACGGTCAGCGACAGCTTTATCCCGGCCAAGGTGGCCACGCCCAGCAGCGCCGCCACGCCCACCTGGGAAGAT AAAACCCCCGGCGACCATCGTTGGGACGAGACTCCCGGCCACAAGGGCAGCGAGACACCAGGAGCCACTCCGGGACTGAATACCCGCATCTGGGACGCCACACCGGCTCACGCGATGACCCCGGGCCACGAGACACCGGGTCACGAGAAGTCTGCGCGGCGGAATCGCTGGGATGAGACACCGAAAACAGAGCGCGAGACTCCCGGACACAGCGGATGGGCCGAGACCCCGAAACCAGATCGTACGGGCAGCGGAGCCGGCGGCGTGGAGAGCATCTCCATTGAATCCACCCCAGGGGCCTCCAAACGTCGCTCGCGCTGGGATGAAACGCCCTCGAATGCGACGCCCGCGATTACGCCCACAAATGCGAGCGCCATGACACCGAGTATGACGCCCAGCATGACGCCACATGCGACTCCTGGCCATGCCACGCCCATGCTGACGCCAGGAGGCAGCACGCCCATCGGAGTGAAGGCCATGGCCATGGCTACACCATCTGCCGGAGCTCTGGCCGCCATGACGCCGGAGCAGCTGCAGGCGTATCGCTGGGAAAAGGAGATTGACGAGAGGAATAGGCCCTACACCGATGACGAACTCGACCAGATCTTTCCGCCTGGCTACAAGATTCTACCGCCGCCAGCGGGCTACGTGCCTTTGCGCACTCCTGGCAGGAAGCTAATGGCCACACCGACGCCCATTGCAGGCACTCCAGCCGGTTTCTTCATCCAGGTGGAGGATAAGAACGCCAAGTTCATGGACAACCAGCCAAAGGGGCAGAATCTGCCGTTCATGAAGCCCGAGGATGCGCAGTATTTCGACAAGCTGCTGGTGGATGTGAATGAGGATTCCCTGTCGCCGGAGGAGCTCAAGGAGCGCAAGATTATGAAGCTGCTGCTGACCATCAAGAATGGGTCGCCACCGATGAGAAAGTCAGCCTTAAGGCAGATTACTGATAAAGCGAGGGAATTCGGAGCAGGTCCGCTGTTCAATCAGATTCTCCCGCTGCTCATGTCGCCCACTTTGGAGGATCAGGAGCGGCATCTCTTAGTCAAGGTTATTGATCGAGTTCTCTATAAGCTGGATGATTTGGTTCGCCCCTATGTGCACAAGATTCTGGTGGTCATAGAACCGTTGCTCATCGATGAAGATCACTATGCGCGTATAGAAGGCAGGGAGATCATTTCGAACCTCGCCAAGGCTGCCGGTCTGGCCACCATGATCTCCACCATGCGACCGGATATCGACAACATTGATGAGTATGTGAGGAACACCACAGCTCGAGCCTTTGCCGTGGTGGCTTCCGCTTTGGGAATACCTTCCCTTCTGCCCTTTCTAAAAGCCGTTTGCAAATCGAAGAAATCGTGGCAGGCGCGGCACACGGGCATCAAGATTGTCCAGCAGATAGCCATCCTAATGGGATGTGCCATATTACCACATCTCAAGGCTCTCGTGGAGATTATAGAACATGGATTGGTGGACGAACAGCAGAAGGTGCGCACCATTACGGCCCTGGCCATTGCCGCTCTTGCAGAGGCAGCCACTCCATACGGCATTGAATCTTTTGACTCCGTACTGAAACCTTTGTGGAAGGGTATTCGCACCCATCGCGGAAAAGGTCTAGCTGCCTTCTTGAAAGCCATTGGTTATCTGATCCCCCTGATGGACGCCGAGTACGCCAATTACTACACCCGCGAGGTGATGCTGATCCTCATCCGCGAGTTCCAATCCCCCGACGAGGAAATGAAGAAGATTGTCCTAAAAGTAGTCAAGCAATGCTGCGCCACCGACGGCGTGGAGCCGCAGTACATTAAAGAGGAGATTCTGCCGCACTTCTTCAAGTTCTTCTGGAACCATCGCATGGCGCTGGACCGGCGAAACTACCGCCAGCTGGTGGACACCACCGTGGAGATAGCCAACAAGGTGGGCGCCTCGGAGATCATCAATCGCGTGGTGGATGATTTGAAGGACGAGAATGAACAGTACCGGAAAATGGTGATGGAGACGGTGGAGAAAATCATGGGAAATCTGGGAGCAGCGGACATTGATTCCCGCCTGGAAGAGCAGCTCATCGATGGGATACTGTACGCCTTCCAGGAGCAGACGACCGAGGATGTGGTGATGCTGAATGGCTTTGGAACCATTGTAAATCAGCTGGGCAAGCGAGTGAAACCCTATTTGCCGCAGATTTGCGGAACGATTTTGTGGCGATTGAACAACAAATCGGCGAAGGTGCGTCAGCAGGCGGCGGATTTGATCTCTAGAATCGCCGTGGTGATGAAGACCTGCCAGGAGGAGAAGCTAATGGGTCATTTGGGCGTGGTGCTCTACGAGTATCTGGGTGAGGAGTACCCCGAAGTGCTGGGCAGCATTTTAGGAGCCCTAAAAGCCATTGTAAACGTGATTGGCATGACCAAGATGACGCCGCCTATCAAGGATTTGCTGCCCCGACTCACTCCAATCCTGAAGAATCGTCACGAGAAGGTGCAGGAGAACTGCATCGATCTGGTGGGAAGGATTGCCGATCGAGGACCCGAGTATGTTTCCGCCCGCGAGTGGATGCGCATCTGCTTTGAGCTTTTAGAGCTGCTCAAGGCGCACAAGAAGGCGATTCGCAGGGCCACTGTCAACACCTTTGGCTACATAGCCAAGGCCATTGGTCCGCACGATGTGCTGGCCACTTTGTTGAATAACTTAAAGGTCCAGGAGCGCCAGAACCGCGTCTGCACCACGGTGGCCATTGCCATAGTGGCGGAGTCGTGTCGCCCCTTCACCGTGCTCCCTGCGCTGATGAACGAGTACCGAGTGCCGGAGTTGAATGTTCAAAATGGAGTGTTGAAATCGCTCTCTTTCCTCTTCGAATACATTGGAGAAATGGGCAAGGATTATATATACGCAGTGTGTCCCCTCCTGGAAGATGCCCTCATGGACAGAGATCTCGTGCACCGACAAACCGCCTGCTCCGCCATTAAGCACATGTCCCTGGGCGTCTATGGATTTGGCTGCGAGGATGCGCTGACGCATCTCCTCAACTACGTGTGGCCCAATATCTTTGAGACCTCGCCGCATCTCGTTCAGGCCTTCATGGATTCTGTGGATGGTTTGAGGGTTTCCCTGGGACCCATTAAGATCCTGCAATACACACTGCAGGGACTGTTTCATCCCGCTCGGAAAGTCCGCGACGTCTACTGGAAGATCTACAACTCTCTGTACATCGGAGGGCAGGACGCACTGATTGCCGGCTATCCGCGGATCACCAACGACCCGAAGAACCAGTACGAGCGGTACGAACTGGACTACACGCTCTAA
- the LOC108067133 gene encoding uncharacterized protein, translating into MLLRRCVLFPFPAVRLVRRQLHRRHEHIVLHPEVRQALQLQQPVVALESTIITHGMPMPENVLTALAVEEQVREQGAIPATIGILDGRIKVGLTREELTTLAKKPRDQVIKCSRRDLPFVVSRRQSGGTTVAATMLIAHRVGIRVFATGGIGGVHRDGQETFDISADLTELGRTPVAVVCSGVKSILDIPRTLEYLETQGVCVASYASPGGVFPDFYTRDSGCRVPYNLQSAQEAAELLRSWRELKMESGLLIGVPIPEEFAADKAKIEEAIQVASAQAKEQGISGKEVTPFLLAAIAKITEGRSLQSNIALIKNNAKVAAQIAASLSEQSTKTENLEQKRIDKKPLVVGASILDLSFTVDDQKRDMKLDGATYSAVAKQAAGGVGRNIAEGIYKLYGDVNLISAVGNDQMGQTLLQLMPKALQRGLILADSHSTSLCSLIFDKFGDCKLILGNMEIHQSITPETLQAHHQLFREAPLIVMDSNISEQAMASILQQAQKYKIPVFFEPTDMFIAGKPFKLLPELTKNIRLIKPNLQELKTITEAITGEHIKWNPDTKLPQSELLQQAKGMIKKIDCHFNCIIATLSDHGVLLSYRRDAENDARLLLDVGKSSVPHCTRFYAAPMVHNIVNVSGAGDSFCAGFITALLRGCSLDECVAGGFVAAEKALQSESAVPTSYYSNQESFESRYKQTAKIIQQQSI; encoded by the coding sequence ATGTTGCTCCGGAGATGTGTCCTGTTTCCGTTTCCCGCCGTGCGGCTGGTGCGTCGGCAGCTGCACCGCCGGCATGAGCACATCGTGCTGCATCCGGAGGTGCGGCAGGCGCTGCAGCTCCAGCAGCCGGTGGTGGCCCTGGAGTCCACGATCATCACCCACGGAATGCCGATGCCGGAGAACGTGCTCACGGCGCTGGCGGTGGAGGAGCAGGTGCGCGAGCAGGGAGCCATCCCGGCCACCATTGGCATCCTGGACGGGCGCATCAAGGTGGGCCTGACGCGCGAGGAGCTCACCACGCTGGCCAAGAAGCCGCGCGACCAGGTGATCAAGTGCTCCCGCCGGGATCTGCCCTTCGTGGTGTCCCGTCGGCAGAGCGGTGGCACCACGGTGGCCGCCACCATGCTGATTGCCCACCGCGTGGGCATCCGTGTGTTTGCCACCGGAGGAATTGGCGGCGTTCATCGGGATGGTCAGGAAACCTTTGACATTTCCGCCGATCTCACCGAGCTGGGACGCACGCCCGTGGCCGTCGTCTGCAGCGGCGTCAAGTCCATCCTGGACATCCCGCGCACCCTGGAGTACCTGGAAACGCAGGGCGTGTGCGTGGCCAGCTACGCGAGTCCCGGCGGCGTCTTTCCGGATTTCTACACGCGTGACAGTGGATGTAGGGTGCCCTATAACCTCCAGAGTGCCCAGGAGGCGGCGGAACTCTTACGCTCCTGGCGGGAACTGAAAATGGAGTCGGGTCTGCTGATAGGAGTTCCCATTCCCGAGGAGTTTGCCGCCGATAAAGCGAAGATAGAGGAGGCCATCCAGGTGGCGAGTGCCCAGGCCAAAGAACAGGGCATCTCCGGCAAGGAGGTGACTCCTTTCCTGCTCGCCGCCATTGCCAAGATCACCGAGGGCAGGAGCCTCCAGTCCAACATAGCTTTGATCAAGAACAATGCCAAAGTGGCGGCCCAAATTGCCGCTTCACTTAGTGAACAGTCCACAAAAACAGAGAATTTAGAACAAAAGAGGATCGATAAAAAACCCCTCGTTGTGGGAGCCTCCATTCTAGATCTCTCCTTCACCGTGGACGACCAGAAGCGCGACATGAAGCTGGATGGGGCCACCTATTCCGCGGTGGCCAAACAGGCGGCCGGCGGAGTGGGTCGCAACATCGCCGAGGGCATCTACAAGCTGTACGGCGACGTGAACCTCATCTCCGCCGTGGGCAACGACCAGATGGGACAGACGCTGCTCCAGCTGATGCCCAAAGCCCTGCAGCGGGGCCTCATCCTGGCCGACAGCCACAGCACCTCGCTGTGCTCGCTGATCTTCGACAAGTTCGGCGACTGCAAGCTCATCCTGGGCAACATGGAGATCCACCAGAGCATCACGCCCGAAACCCTGCAGGCGCACCACCAACTCTTCCGCGAGGCGCCGCTCATCGTCATGGACAGCAACATCTCGGAGCAGGCGATGGCCAGCATCCTGCAGCAGGCGCAAAAGTACAAGATTCCCGTGTTTTTCGAGCCCACCGATATGTTTATAGCGGGTAAACCGTTTAAACTGCTGCCGGAGCTCACGAAAAACATACGGCTGATTAAGCCCAATCTCCAGGAGCTCAAGACCATCACGGAAGCTATTACGGGGGAACATATCAAGTGGAATCCGGATACCAAGCTCCCGCAGTCGGAACTCCTCCAGCAGGCGAAGGGAATGATCAAGAAAATCGACTGCCACTTCAACTGCATCATTGCCACGCTGAGTGACCACGGCGTGCTCCTCAGCTATCGCCGGGATGCGGAAAACGATGCGAGGCTCCTCCTAGACGTGGGCAAATCCTCGGTGCCCCACTGCACCCGCTTCTATGCCGCTCCCATGGTCCACAACATTGTGAATGTCTCGGGAGCGGGCGATAGTTTCTGTGCGGGATTCATCACCGCTTTGCTGCGCGGTTGCAGCTTGGATGAGTGTGTCGCCGGAGGATTTGTGGCCGCCGAGAAGGCCCTGCAATCCGAGTCCGCCGTGCCCACTTCATACTACTCAAATCAGGAGTCCTTTGAGAGTCGCTACAAGCAAACTGCCAAGATCATCCAGCAGCAGAGCATTTAG